The window CCAAGCCCCTGGCCTTCCGCAGGCGCAGTTCTCCACCTCCGGCAATTCGTTACGGGCCATCAGGTAGATCGGATGCTCGCTCATGGCCTTGCCTTCCCGGACAGCAACAACCTTGATCTGGGTTTCCGAAGAATCACCGAAATCATAGAGATGCGTCAGTTCCAAGTTGGGTTGAAAAAAGTCACCAACTTTCGTGTCCATCGCGATTTCTTCCCCTCTTGGGCCGCCAACAGAAAATTGGCTGAGATGACCGCAACACTCCAGCCAGATTTTTCGCAGATAGCTGTCCAGGTCCTTTAAGGTGGCAGAACCGGGCATCTCCAGGTGGAGCCAGAAATCCTTTAACCAGGAATCCTGGATCTTTAGATGATAAATATTTTCACTGTTCCCAGCTTGCTGATCGCGTTCATCAACGCTCGCCTTGCGCGTGGGGCAGGCGGATAGGTGTTTTACCATGCCATTCCCTGTCATTTTTCGACCGCAGAAGGCGCAGGCACCACGAGTTTGTTTTGTTTGAGTCATGTTTTTTTTCTTATCTTTCTTATTTATTAGATTTTATTTGTGAATTATGATTGTTTCTCGACTGATAAGGCTAGTAGTTTTGTGTGTACGTCTATTGCCTTCTGGACTTCGTCCAGGGAGTTGAAATCGGTGAATGCCATAGGCTGTTACCTGTTTAGGAACGTTCGGTTGTTATTTCTTTGAGAATAATCTGGTTGTTGCATTCTGTCATTCCTGCAGTGCAATGATTATTGCCATTCGTTTCTCAGATTTTGTTTTTGCTAAATGGTATGATCTGTATCGAAACTGCTGACTATATCAAACAGAATCAAACCTGTCCACTATCGCTGTTGTTGACAGGGAATCATTTTAGTTTTCGATGGTCGGTGAAGTCAGAAACAGAAAACTACAACTCTGCGAGCTGCTATTTGATTTTTTTTACGAAATGATTTAAAAATTTAAATGTGTAAAAAGGGTGTTGAAAAGATCTAACATGGTCAGTCAGCGCAATCTGGTCAATACCTATGTGTGGACTGTAGAGGGGGGCTTCTATGCGGAGTCTACTCAGGTTACTGAAAATCAACAAGAGACAACTGACGGTAATTTCAGTTTGTCTTTTTCCGGTGGTGCAGGCATTAAGTATAAAGTGGAAAGCGGCATGGCATTGGAGCAAAGCTCTTTGTTTTCCGCAGGCTCCAGCTTCACCATGACCAAATCAAAAAACAAAGAGGCCAGCAAATCCTTTGGCCTGAATGTCAGCGTTGATCTGCGCACTTCACCACGCTATAAATACAACGGGCTCTCCCTGGAAAAAGGTTTGATCTCCCCTGGAACCGTGGATGCATACCGCTTTATGAGTTTTTATCTGGAACCCCAGGTAAATAATTACGTCGAGCTGTTCACCAAGGTTATTGACCAAAAATGGCTTGAGGAAAGCCCTGACCCGAACGCGGTTGCTTTGCGACAGGCAAGAAATGACGCCAAAAAAACGTTCTGTTGGCGGGTGATGCATCGGGTAACATTTGTCAGCCGTGTATTACCCGAGTTTTCTTCTGAGGCACCTCCCTCACTTGAAAAGACTATGAAAGCCCAAAACATCGAGAGCAATTAGACATTATATCGATTTTCGTTAATTGATTGATTTTGTGTTATTAGTAAAATAACGACTTTCAGTTAAATCGACAGGTTGGAAAAGATCGGTATAATGTCTATTATATGCTGATTAAGATGTTGGAGCCGTATGTAAAGAGGCATGTTGGTAATCAAGAGAACTTCAATACGGAAATTGACAAGGTGATAAAAAAAGAACTTCCTGAATTCGAGGAGTATGCGAAAGAGATAAAAGCCTATGCGGCTGATTATTTTGGAGTAGAGTGATGTTATAGAGGGCTGCTGATATTGTTTAGTACGGAATGAGAACTCCTCCTGTTCCACAGGGCGGGAGAGATCTCTTGATTTTTTGGAGTATGATGTGAAAATATTTACAATAAATTACTGGAAAGAAGTCTTTCAGCCTGAGCTGATCATAAAAACGACTTTGCAGACCATCATCGGAACAGTGATGATGGGTGCTTTTTTTATGTTTTTTTCAGATTACGTTTTTAAGCCGTTAGACTTGAACGGTCGTTGGACGCTTCGGATAGCTCCTGAAGAGGCAAGGAGCGAAAAACTAGGGTGTGTCGATATCGCTTATACAGTACTTGTCGTCCAGAAGGGGCTTGAAATAACAGCTGAAGGTGAAAAAGTAGAAGATACGAAATCTGAGAGAGGTGCCTGTAAAGATATTGATATATACGAACGAAAAATTGATCCTGGGAAAGGAAAGAAAATAAAGATTACAGGTTTTGTCAATAAGAATTACTTTTCTGATGATATCCTGACAATTTCTTACTTGGAAGGAGAGCAAGAACGTGTCACGATGGGTGTCCTTTCCGCCAACGATAAAGACCATATCTCAGGATGGTACGAGTCTAATATAAGTCGGGCCAAGGGGAGAATCACCTTAATGAAGACCCCTGAAGACATTTCTCAAGATTGGGGCCAGAGGAAAAAGTCCTTTTTAGAAAATAAGAATAGTTAATCGACTGGTTGGGGGGCTCTATCAAGCCTCCCCCAACCTATCCACAATCGCAGCTGCCAGCAGCGGAATCATCAGCTCGTGATGCCCCGTAAAATTAAAGCCCTTGCCCCCTTCCAGGGTAGGGCGATGTACCACATTGGTGGCAGGCCGGTAAGCCCTGATAAAATCAAAATTCGCTGTGGTGAAGCGCTTGACCTCATGGCCTAAGTTGCGCACCACGGTCAGGGCCTTGAGAAAGACCTCAGGCAGGAGCACAGCTGAGCCCACATTCATATAGACCCCGCCGTCCAGCCCACTGACCAGGCTACAGAAGACCCGGAAGTCGTGGTGGCTGCATTGGCCGATAGCTGCTCCATTGGCATCGGGATGGATATGAATGATGTCGGTACCTACCGCGACATGTACGGTTACAGGGATGTTCATCCGGCGGGCCTGGGCCAGCAGACTTTGCTCGTTAAAGGGGAAATTCTCCCTGAGGAGTGCATTACCCACAGCCTCACCTAAGCCGATACCTTCTTCCGCTCCCCGGTTAATAGCCTGATTGAGCACCTCGCCTGTTTCTTTCGCTGCACCGAAGGCGCCAGCTCCCAGCACATCTGCTACGTCTTCCGAGGTGCGCCCGACCATTGCTATCTCGGTATCGTGGATGATCCCAGCCCCATTTAGGGCGATAGAAGAGATAATCCCTCGTTCCATCAGATCAATCAGGATGGGGTTCAGCCCCACCTTGATGACGTGGGCCCCCATTCCCAGCAGGATCGGGCGTTCATTCTGAAGAGAAGTCGCTACCCTGTCTATAAATTCGGGGAAGTCCACTCCGGCGAATTGTTTGGGAAGAAGATCTATCAGATCCTTAACCGTCATGCCGGGCTGCACCGGACGAGCAAAGTCCTCTACGGTCACCTTGGAGTGACGGCCATGAACGGAGTAAGTGTTGAGTCCACTGAAGTCGAGCGGGGCAGGTGCTTGTTTCTTCATTTTGTTTTTATATGAAAGTGGTTGGTGAAACCGGGCAAGCTAACTTTCATGTGTCCTTATTTCGCTCCGAAGGGCTGAGAAGGATGGGGGCTGAAATTTTGGGTAGTTGAACCTGAGGTTTACTCCTCCCCCCATTTCCCGAACATCATCTTCTCTACAATCTCACAGATCAGATGTTCTATCCAGAGGTGGGCTTCCTGAATACGCGGGGTATAGTTGGAGGGAACATTCAGGATCAAGTCGCAGTAGGGATGTACCCCATCCTTGGGTGTAATGGTGCCGCCGGTGAGGGCTACGGTGGTTAAACCCTTTTCCTTGGCTACGGCAAGGCCTTGCACCACGTTGGGTGAGGTTGCCGAAGTCGTCAGGCCTAAAGCGATATCGCCAGGATTTCCCAGTGCTTCTATCTGCTTGGCAAAGATCAGTTCATAGGAGAAGTCATTGCCGATGGCTGTCAGGACCGAAGTGTCGGTACTCAGGGCGATCGCAGGAAGAGGACGACGGTTGAGGAGAAAGCGGTTTACAAACTCTGCTGCCACATGTTGGGCATCAGCAGCACTGCCGCCATTACCGAAGAGCAGCAGTTTACCCCCATTATTAAAGCAGGCAACGATTTCTTCTGAGAGCTGGATAACTTTGTCCGAGGACTCTTTAGCAAATTCTTCCTTGGCCAAAGTAGATTGGCTCAGACGGGTATAAACAAATTCGTTCATTGATGATGCTGATGTTACTATAAACTTCTATCTCAGCCTTTCAGGCGGAGACGACAAAACATGAAAAAGGGTTTGCCTGGGTGGCCTGACCAACTTTCACATGAAAAAACGAAAAAGCGTTTCCGTACCCGGAGCACGAAAACGCTTATAATGACCAACTCGATAAAATTAACAGAATGATCTGAAAATTAGGCCAGTTGGCTCATGATCTCTTCGGAGATCTCCTTGATGGCCTTGGAACCATCCACAGAGATAACCTTTACTGCGCCGCTGTTTTTAAAGTAGTTAACAGCAGCCATAGTACCGGTGTTGTCATCATAGTAAATATCATGACGTTTGCCGATAGCATCTTCATCCTGATCATCATCACGCATGCTCAGCTCACCACCGCAGACACGGCAGACCAGCTTGCCGTCTTTTTCTACCGGCTTGATGGCATCAAAGGCGATGTGGTTGGGATGGTTATTGTCGTTGGCGCAGAGGCGACGTCCCATGATACGCTCTTTAGCGGTCTGACGGTCCAGCTCAATCTCAATGACCTCGTCCAGAGCCATGCCGGACTCCTTCAGGGCTTTATCAAGGGCCTCGGCCTGGGCCAGAGAGCGGGGAAAACCGTCCAGGAGCCAACCTTTTTCCTTGGATTTTGCCAAGGTCTCCAGCACCATAGGAATAGTAATGTCATCGGGAACCAGATCACCCTTGTCGATGTACTCTTTTGCTTTCTTGCCCAGCTCGGTTCCGCCTTTGATGTGCTCGCGGAAAATAGCGCCGGACTCAATATGATCCATGCCGTATTTCTCTTTGACAATGGCTCCCTGAGTACCTTTGCCGCTGCCGTTTGGACCGAAAGTAAGAATGTTCATAACTGTCTCCTTTGGAAATAAAGTGAAAGAACAGTACATACAACCTGTTCTGTTGGTAACAGTGGATGAGAGCGTCCGCAGAAAACACCTGGGGACAACGGGAAAGCCCGCGTGTTGAAAAACGACTATACCGCAAGTGAAAGGCTTCTGCCACGAAAAATATGGTCGTATATTTTGACAAGTACGTATAAAGCGAGTAAGAATGAGCCCGAAATACCCCCTCTATGCAGAGGGGGCTTTATGCTCTAACAAAATACTTTTACAATATAATTTTACCATGAAATATGTGAATGTAGGGCTCATCGGCTTTGGTACCGTGGGTAGCGGTCTGGCCGAGGTGCTTCTTTCTCAGCAGGAACGTCTTCAACAGCGTAGCGGCCTTACTCTTCGTCTGGCAAAAGTTGCGGATATCTCCACAACTGAGTTGCCAGCCCGGTTTACTGATGCTGTTCTGACCAACGATGCAGCGAATCTTATTAATGATCCTGAGATAGACATTGTTGTTGAGCTAATCGGTGGTATTCAACCTGCCAAGACCTTTGTCATGGATGCCATTGCAGCGGGTAAGCACGTGGTGACCGCTAATAAGGCCCTGCTTTCCCAGGAAGGCAAGGAGATCTTTGCCGCTGCTGCGGCCAATGGGGTTGAGGTAGGTTTTGAGGCCAGTGTGGGGGGCGGCATTCCGGTGATCAAGGGCTTGAAGGAAGGTCTGGTCGCCAATAATATCCTTTCCATCATGGGGATACTCAACGGGACAGCCAACTATATCCTTACCCGGATGACCGATGAGGGCAGCGCCTTTGCCGATGTGCTCAAGGATGCCCAGGACCTCGGCTTTGCCGAGGCA is drawn from Candidatus Electrothrix aestuarii and contains these coding sequences:
- a CDS encoding D-sedoheptulose 7-phosphate isomerase; this encodes MNEFVYTRLSQSTLAKEEFAKESSDKVIQLSEEIVACFNNGGKLLLFGNGGSAADAQHVAAEFVNRFLLNRRPLPAIALSTDTSVLTAIGNDFSYELIFAKQIEALGNPGDIALGLTTSATSPNVVQGLAVAKEKGLTTVALTGGTITPKDGVHPYCDLILNVPSNYTPRIQEAHLWIEHLICEIVEKMMFGKWGEE
- a CDS encoding adenylate kinase is translated as MNILTFGPNGSGKGTQGAIVKEKYGMDHIESGAIFREHIKGGTELGKKAKEYIDKGDLVPDDITIPMVLETLAKSKEKGWLLDGFPRSLAQAEALDKALKESGMALDEVIEIELDRQTAKERIMGRRLCANDNNHPNHIAFDAIKPVEKDGKLVCRVCGGELSMRDDDQDEDAIGKRHDIYYDDNTGTMAAVNYFKNSGAVKVISVDGSKAIKEISEEIMSQLA